The Snodgrassella alvi wkB2 genome window below encodes:
- a CDS encoding TerC family protein: MQLHLNSVGTPLFYGVFIVIVIVMIAIDMLTLKKEGVHRVSTKEALLWTTVWITVSLGFAAWLYFELAHNPAAGPAIAADSVMDFLTGYVLEKSLSVDNIFVFILIFGYFKVPAEYQHRVLLYGVLGAILLRAIMVALGAVLVSRFEWVLYLFGIFLLYSGIKLMLPEKAEDKGLADNPLIGWLHRYMRVSGQLNREKFFTVENGQRMATPLLLTLIVIELSDVVFAVDSIPAVFAVTTDPFIVFTSNIFAVLGLRAMYFLLANVVEKFIYLKYGLAVVLTFIGGKMLVAKWWHIPSFASLTVVFSALMIAILASWWKTRQQPSA, encoded by the coding sequence ATGCAGCTACACCTGAATTCTGTCGGTACACCTTTATTCTATGGCGTATTTATCGTGATTGTCATTGTGATGATTGCAATTGATATGCTTACATTGAAAAAAGAGGGAGTGCATCGGGTTAGTACCAAAGAAGCTCTGCTATGGACAACAGTCTGGATTACTGTCTCTCTCGGATTTGCTGCCTGGCTGTATTTTGAGCTGGCACATAATCCTGCCGCCGGTCCGGCTATAGCAGCAGATTCGGTGATGGATTTTCTGACAGGTTATGTTTTGGAAAAATCACTCTCAGTCGATAATATCTTTGTATTTATTCTGATATTCGGTTATTTCAAAGTGCCGGCTGAGTACCAGCATCGTGTTTTGCTTTACGGTGTACTGGGCGCTATTTTACTACGCGCCATTATGGTGGCTCTGGGTGCAGTACTGGTCAGCCGTTTTGAATGGGTATTGTATCTGTTTGGTATATTTTTGCTTTATAGCGGGATTAAGCTGATGCTGCCTGAAAAGGCGGAAGATAAAGGTCTGGCCGATAATCCGCTGATAGGCTGGCTGCACCGGTATATGCGTGTTAGCGGGCAGTTAAACCGGGAAAAATTCTTTACCGTTGAAAACGGTCAGCGTATGGCAACTCCTTTGCTGCTTACTTTGATTGTGATTGAATTAAGTGATGTTGTTTTTGCTGTTGACAGTATTCCGGCAGTATTTGCCGTCACCACTGACCCATTTATTGTTTTTACTTCCAATATCTTTGCGGTACTGGGGCTGCGTGCGATGTATTTTTTACTCGCCAATGTAGTAGAAAAATTTATCTATCTCAAATACGGGCTGGCTGTGGTTTTAACTTTTATTGGCGGCAAAATGCTGGTGGCCAAATGGTGGCATATTCCTTCTTTTGCTTCACTGACTGTCGTGTTTAGTGCTTTAATGATTGCTATACTTGCTTCATGGTGGAAAACCAGACAACAACCATCAGCTTAA